From one Gossypium hirsutum isolate 1008001.06 chromosome D08, Gossypium_hirsutum_v2.1, whole genome shotgun sequence genomic stretch:
- the LOC121220157 gene encoding AP2/ERF and B3 domain-containing transcription factor At1g50680, translated as MAATKTSRSGGGSGGDDYMFRASKRLKTETSGGLARFKGIVPQQNGHWGAQIYANHQRIWLGTFKSENEAALAYDSAAIGLRIGDPHRNFPWSYDNIQEPNFQNLHTTRDILNMIKSGSYQSKYADYTKSNANHNKNTIHNDTKFAWQQLFQKELTPSDVGKLNRLVIPKKHAVKHFPHIENDHQTFTTANGGCEDVELVFYDTSMKMWRFRYCYCKSSQSFVFTRGWNRFVKDKKLKEKDAIAFYTCECTGEIEHGRGFFLIDVNYNGGDDENGGRIDVFKRLGSSSVLHHHQGELHVGLELNLGTNFYCNLDEKHNENGEEQGLSGLKSSSSHSVKEKRITLFGARIN; from the coding sequence ATGGCGGCAACTAAAACCTCACGATCCGGCGGCGGAAGCGGTGGCGACGACTATATGTTTCGCGCCAGCAAACGTTTAAAAACCGAAACTAGCGGCGGATTAGCAAGGTTCAAAGGTATCGTGCCGCAACAAAATGGGCATTGGGGCGCTCAAATCTACGCCAACCATCAAAGGATTTGGCTCGGTACATTCAAATCGGAGAACGAAGCAGCGCTGGCGTATGACAGTGCGGCGATCGGACTTCGTATTGGAGATCCCCATCGGAATTTTCCCTGGTCCTATGACAACATCCAAGAACCTAATTTCCAAAATCTTCACACCACTCGAGATATACTGAACATGATCAAATCCGGTTCTTACCAATCCAAATACGCCGATTATACTAAATCAAACGCAAATCACAACAAAAACACGATCCACAACGACACAAAATTCGCATGGCAACAACTTTTTCAGAAGGAATTAACTCCAAGTGACGTCGGAAAGCTTAACCGTCTCGTCATCCCTAAAAAACATGCCGTCAAACACTTCCCGCACATCGAAAACGATCACCAAACCTTCACCACCGCCAATGGCGGTTGCGAAGACGTCGAGCTTGTTTTCTACGATACGTCGATGAAAATGTGGAGATTTCGGTACTGCTACTGTAAGAGCAGCCAAAGCTTTGTGTTTACGAGGGGATGGAACCGATTCGTGAAGGATAAAAAGCTGAAGGAAAAGGACGCCATCGCGTTTTACACATGCGAATGCACCGGCGAGATCGAACATGGCCGGGGTTTCTTCTTGATCGATGTGAATTATAATGGTGGTGATGACGAAAATGGTGGTCGCATCGATGTGTTTAAGAGATTGGGGTCGTCATCGGttcttcatcatcatcaaggTGAGTTGCATGTGGGATTGGAATTGAATTTGGGGACGAATTTTTACTGCAATTTGGATGAAAAACACAATGAAAATGGTGAAGAACAGGGTCTCAGTGGATTAAAATCGTCATCCTCCCATAGTGTGAAGGAGAAGAGGATTACTTTATTTGGAGCACGGATTAACTGA